AACAAAAAGGAAAGACCAAGGTAAATACTTGTTTCAAAACCTATCAATAGATATTCTTTATATGGAGTTTTGTTCGGTTTGAAAAAACCAACAATTGATCCTGTGATGATACAAAGTGCGATAAAAAAAGAACTCCAATACGTCTGGTAAATAAAAAAGAAAAAAGCAAATAGAAGGGCAACTCTTCCAATGAGAAACACTGCCTTGGTTTCTTTTTTTAATCCACCTAGTAAAGATAAAACTCTTCCAAAGATCACTGAAAAGGAAACAGAAAGGATGAGTGGTATTTTGGGCCCTGGTTGAAAATATAAGTGTAAGATACAATATGATATTAATAATGAAAGTGCAGATCGATAAAATGGTGCAAATAACGGATGTTTGCCGATTTTTGATCGAATTTTGTAAAACTTGCTAGAATAAGGACTTCTTTGTACAAATGTACTCAGTAGGTATAAGGATAACAAAATATATAAAACAGCAAGCAATACTTTCATTGAGTAGTTTTGGTTGGGTTCAAAGAGAGAATAGAATGTAAACACAGTGACACCAAGTGCAAAACTTAAAAAACGAAAATCACGTAAAGAACCTCCGTAAATCCCAACAGCAAATGCTGACAAAACTCCACTAAGCAAAACCAATTCAAAGGAAAAGATATAATCGATTAGGAACTCTGCTGAGTTGGCTCGTAAAAACCAAAAGATCTGTAGGATGGCAACCACAAGAAGGGCCAAGGCCAAACTGAAAGGTAACGTTTGTTTGTATTTCCTATAAATAAATCCAATTGCAAAGGAAATAATTAGAAGGATTTGTAGCACTGGGTACGCAGTGTCCGTACGATCGATGAGAGCAAGTTCAGACCCGGCTACATAAAAAAATAGAGAAAGTACATAACCAATGGATAGGCTAAGACTAAACTCAAGTGAGGGGAATAGGCCGGTTTCCCAGAAACGTTTCCATTGAGAATCCATAGAATTTGCTACCAAAGATGTTGGATGGGCCACATTCGCAAACTAAAGAAAATCTTATTTTATTTGGCGGTGCACAAAATGTTTGACCAAAACGCCCTATGTGCCGAATTTGACTATAACTATGCTCACGTTTTTATCTATATCGTTTTTGGTTCTCTACGGCTTTGATATTTTGGTTCTGTTCTACTTCGGGTTACACACCTACCTCATGGTGTTTTTGTATAGCAGATACAAACAAAACTGTGCGGAGGATGAAACCAAAGTCCTTTCCTTAAAGGACAAAAACCTTCCTACTGTTACGGTCCAACTTCCTATTTTTAACGAGTTTTATGTTGTGGATCGATTGATCGAATCTGCATGTAACCTTGAATACCCAGCCAAAAAACTCCAAATCCAAGTTTTGGATGATTCCACAGATGAAACCATCGAAAAGGTAGCAACTCTTGTAGCTCAGTACAAGAAAAAAGGGATTTGGATCGAACACGTTCATAGAACCAATCGCAAAGGCCACAAAGCGGGTGCTTTGGATGAAGGAATGGCAAAAGCAAAAGGTGATTTCATTGCTATCTTTGATGCTGATTTCACTCCAGATTCTGATTTTTTACTTCGCACGATGGGATATTTTGAAGATAAATCCATTGGAATGGTCCAAACTCGTTGGGGTCATATCAACGAAACATATAATATCTTAACCAAAGCACAAAGTTTCGGAATCGACGGTCACTTTATGATCGAACAAGTCGCAAGAAACGGTGCAAGCCTTTGGATGAACTTCAATGGAACCGCCGGAATCTGGAGACGTTCTTGTATTGAAGACGCTGGTGGATGGGAACATGACACTCTCACTGAGGACTTTGATCTTTCTTACCGCGCGGAACTCAAAGGTTGGAAATTCCGTTACATCAAAGATGTAGTTTGTAAGGCAGAAATTCCTGCGACCATGAACGCCTACAAAGCTCAACAATTCCGCTGGTGCAAAGGCTCCATCCAAACTGCGGTCAAACTCATTCCTCGGATTTGGAAGTCCAAAGAATCTTGGAAAATCAAAGGTGAGGCAATCACTCACCTAATCAATTATTCTGTTCACCCACTGATGATCATCAACATCCTTCTCACAGCTCCACTTCTCCTTATGGAATACTGGGCTGGGTTTAAAATGGATGACCTCCCAATGGAAATTCTTTTTGGTTCGGCGGCAGTTCTATCCATCGGATCGATGGGTCCTGTGATTTTTTACGCCTATTCCCAAAGAGAAATCCACAAAGATTGGAAATCCAAATTGGTTTACCTTCCCATCCTTGTGATGATTGGAACCGGAATTGCCGTGATGAACACTTATGCTTGGGTAGAAGCAGTTTTCGGAGTTCAATCCGGTTTCAAACGCACACCGAAACTCAGAATTGAGAAAGAAGGGGATAGTTTGCAGGACAAAATCAAATATGTGGTTCCTGTCGATTACCGAGCTTTCCTCGAATTTTTTATGGGCGTTTATTGTGTGTTTTGTATTTATTTATCCTTCATGGTCGGAAAACCATACATGATCGGTTTTATGGTTCTCTATTCCATTGGATTTTTCTATGTCGCTTACCTTTCTGTGGCAGAGTCGTTCTGGAAGTTCAAACCAGCGACCAAAGCAGAAAAGGAACTTCGTGCCATCGCTTAAGGAAAGAGCGGTGGTACTTACTTGACGAAACCTTTCCTTCCAAAAAGCTGTAAATTCAACCTAGGTTCAGGGGTCATCCATGAGTGAAAAAGTCTACTGCGCGAACTGTTTGCATTGTGTCGTCGTTCGCCAATACGAATCGGAGCAAGATAAATACATTCTTCGAGTCAAATGTAACAAGAAGAAATGGTCAAAACGTTCCGGTGAAGAAAAACTTTATAAATACTTTACTGTAGCTCGTCGTATGCAAACAAACTGCGAGTATTATGAAGAAATGGGAGAGATTCTACCTTATATCAAGAACTTGAAAAAAGAACTCCCAATCAAAGACGAAATCTACATGGTGAAAGCCGTCTAAATCATTACCGGCGTGTTGTTCCCCAGGTTACCTCGCGCCTTCGCTCGCAAATTTCATAAAACTGAAAACAAAAAAGAACGGACGATTCAGGGTCAATTCCTGATCCCCGTTCCTGCGGGCAGCGTTCTCTCTGATTCCTATCCGACTCGAGTGACTCATGGTCAGGTTATGCTCGCGCATAACGGTAAGAAGGTGCTTGCTCCAGTCAATGGGGTTGCTAGTCTCACTCCAGACCAAAAACACTTTCAAATCAAACAAGATGGTTCTTGGTCTACCACTTCGCCTTATCATTTTCGCCAGTACGATTTTCCAACTCTATTGGAATCTTTTGATTTGGGTGCTTTGTATTCTTTGGATTTGATTGAAACTCCTCTGAAGGATTATTTTCAAAAATTTAAGAAAGACTCTACTTTCAAAATTGTATTATCACCATTTTGTAGATACCAACATCTAAACTTTGAAGAAATGATTCTTCGAGACATGAAGGAGTCTTATCTTGCCTTCAATGAACTGCTAAAACAAATTTTCCCGAAAGCAGAAGTCTCTAATTTTTTTGAACAACCTACTTTGGATTTTGAACATCCTAATGGGATTCCTGAGTTTTTTCTTCACAAACAATTTCACGAGACAGTAGATAAAACCAGAAAATCTTTATTCAATCATGATATCCTATTTTTAGGTGCTGAAACGATATTCCATATCTTGCGAATGTTATACTATAACGAACCTTTTACAAAAAGACATTTGGCAGTTTTTTTGGTAGATCGCAAAGGAAGAATGGATTTGGAGCCGCGCCAGTTTTTTTTAACAAACGGACAATCACTGACCTTCATTCCAGCAAACTTAGACAAACGATATAAAATTGCTTCGTTTCAAACAGTGTTTGAAGAAGTAAAACCAATGGATGTCGTTTCCTTGGGTTATTTTAATATTTATGAACAATATTCGATCACTCTTTACGAAAAACTTCCTGCATCCAGAAAAGAATTCAGTTGTATAGATTGTTTGGAATGTAACAACTATTGTCCAACCCATGCAAATCCTGTGCAACTCATCAAAGGGAGAGTAGAAGAATTCGAAAAGAGTCAGTGTATATCCTGCGGGATTTGTACTGTTTACTGCCCATCTGGAATTGACATTCGGAAACGAATTGAAGGAGTTATGGTTTAGCAACCGTTACTATATGTTAAAGAACCTTTATATTCTATCTGAAAATAGTTGGGGAGTTAAGTCTTCAGAAGTATTTGCAGATTTCTTTTATTTTTTAACCTTAATTGGGTTTCTTGGATATTCATTGGCTCATGTTTTACCAATACCAATTTTACCGATTGCGATAGTATCAATTCTGACTTTGGTTTATTTTGGATTTTGTATTCGAGCAAACCAATCACCTTATTGGCTGGGTTTACTTTCTCAGTTGCTGATTGTTTTTTTGGTTTTACCCACAACTTGGTTGCATCCAATTTTATTGCCAGTTGCTTTTCTTTTTGCAATCGTGGTTCATTATTTTTTCATCCAACAATATTCATACAGAGTTCCTCTCTTTAGTTTGGTTTTTCTTTTTGTTTTGATTTGGGATACAGTATTTTCTTTGTTAGGATATTCCTTTCGTACACCAGTGGAGTTTATTCCTTGGACAGGTATTTCTTTGGAAAATTCTATTTTACCTTTCTCAATGCCTTGGTTTTCAAATGTTCCGACTCGACAGATTGATTTTTTATCTTTTGCTGATTGCCTTGGGGTTTATGTTCTAGTGGGGATCGCTTGGGTTTCTTTTCGTAGGACAATTTTGCTTAGTTTCTTTTTGGGTTGGCTCCTCTTATTTTCAATTTGGGGGATTGGTTCTGGTCAGTTGGGATTGAACTGGATTCTTTCTTATTCGGCCCTTGCCTTCTTTTTGCACGTAGGCCCAGGGCGGAATTTTTACGGTTCCTATTATGTTTCTTTGCTGGGATTTGTCATTTTACTTCCCATTGCGTTTTTTGTAGGTAAAATGGGTTTGAGCGCAGCTTCAGCATTGGTTGTTTTTTTTCTTTTAGAAGGTCTCTTAGTTAGGGTTTTTCTTGGAAAATAAGTCGATCTTGAAAAGGTGGGAGTAAGTTATACCATATGAATCAACTTCTGGAGATTCTGGACCCTAAAAATATCATTTTCGATTTCAAAGCAACCACGAAAGAGGATGCCATTCGAAAGATGATCTCACATATGGTCGCCACACAATCGTTAGATCCTGCTTATGAAGAGGAAACTGTTTCTTCTTTAATGAACCGTGAAAAATCAATGTCTACGGGGATTGGGAGTGGTGTAGCCATTCCTCATTGTTCCGTGCACTATGTAAATGAATTGAAATGTGCAATGGCGATTGCGCCACAAGGAATTGATTTTGATGCACTTGATCATGGTTTAGTACAAATTTTTATCATGCTCATTGTTCCGAAAAATAAGTTTCAGGATCATATCAAAACATTAGCGTTGATTGCCAAAACCCTCAATATTCCTGAAGAAAGAGAAAAACTCATCAAAGCCAAAAATTTCGAAGAAATCCAAAAGGCATTCCTTTCGAAAAGTTAATCCAGTGAAGTCGGAAGTATTCCGTTTTCTGTATTTTTTGCTACTGTTGTCTTGCATCAGTAGTTTTGTATCTGAGTTTCATACTAAAGATAAATCTTTTCTTTATGCAGATGCTGGGATTACCGAAATCCAGAATCAGGAAACAAACTTTTTTTCTTCCTATTTGAAATTTTGGAAATCATTAATATTGGAATCGGGTGGGAAAACAGATAATGGTGAATCTGTATATTCGCATATCCTAACTCGTTTCTTTCCTACAT
The window above is part of the Leptospira mtsangambouensis genome. Proteins encoded here:
- a CDS encoding ATP-binding protein, yielding MLAHNGKKVLAPVNGVASLTPDQKHFQIKQDGSWSTTSPYHFRQYDFPTLLESFDLGALYSLDLIETPLKDYFQKFKKDSTFKIVLSPFCRYQHLNFEEMILRDMKESYLAFNELLKQIFPKAEVSNFFEQPTLDFEHPNGIPEFFLHKQFHETVDKTRKSLFNHDILFLGAETIFHILRMLYYNEPFTKRHLAVFLVDRKGRMDLEPRQFFLTNGQSLTFIPANLDKRYKIASFQTVFEEVKPMDVVSLGYFNIYEQYSITLYEKLPASRKEFSCIDCLECNNYCPTHANPVQLIKGRVEEFEKSQCISCGICTVYCPSGIDIRKRIEGVMV
- a CDS encoding PTS sugar transporter subunit IIA, with the translated sequence MNQLLEILDPKNIIFDFKATTKEDAIRKMISHMVATQSLDPAYEEETVSSLMNREKSMSTGIGSGVAIPHCSVHYVNELKCAMAIAPQGIDFDALDHGLVQIFIMLIVPKNKFQDHIKTLALIAKTLNIPEEREKLIKAKNFEEIQKAFLSKS
- a CDS encoding cellulose synthase family protein, translating into MLTFLSISFLVLYGFDILVLFYFGLHTYLMVFLYSRYKQNCAEDETKVLSLKDKNLPTVTVQLPIFNEFYVVDRLIESACNLEYPAKKLQIQVLDDSTDETIEKVATLVAQYKKKGIWIEHVHRTNRKGHKAGALDEGMAKAKGDFIAIFDADFTPDSDFLLRTMGYFEDKSIGMVQTRWGHINETYNILTKAQSFGIDGHFMIEQVARNGASLWMNFNGTAGIWRRSCIEDAGGWEHDTLTEDFDLSYRAELKGWKFRYIKDVVCKAEIPATMNAYKAQQFRWCKGSIQTAVKLIPRIWKSKESWKIKGEAITHLINYSVHPLMIINILLTAPLLLMEYWAGFKMDDLPMEILFGSAAVLSIGSMGPVIFYAYSQREIHKDWKSKLVYLPILVMIGTGIAVMNTYAWVEAVFGVQSGFKRTPKLRIEKEGDSLQDKIKYVVPVDYRAFLEFFMGVYCVFCIYLSFMVGKPYMIGFMVLYSIGFFYVAYLSVAESFWKFKPATKAEKELRAIA